Proteins encoded together in one Chitinophaga sp. LS1 window:
- the serA gene encoding phosphoglycerate dehydrogenase, with product MDQQKLTSYPKEKINILLLENISDAAAAQFTSAGYTNVKRLSGALSEEDLIREVKDVHLLGIRSKTQVTRKVLEAAHKLQGIGCFCIGTNQVDLKSAREFGVAVFNAPYSNTRSVAELVIGLSIMLIRRIPDKNAAAHEGTWMKEAKGSFELRGKSLGIVGYGNIGSQVSVLAEAMGMNVLYYDVETKLPLGNAVQIRSLDELFAQSDIISLHVPSTKTTNNMITAEVLSHAKPGAIFINYARGEVVDLEALRDALLEKRLSGAAIDVFPVEPEKNGAAFSTPLQKLSNVILTPHIGGSTEEAQHNIGLDVSSKMLNYLEKGASFGSHTIPAMSVPEVDHTHRILHIHQNVPGVLSEINTVLSQNKINILGQYLKTNDTVGYVVLDVDSGLSKEAFVLLRDVKNTIKARLLY from the coding sequence ATGGATCAGCAAAAGTTGACTAGTTATCCGAAGGAGAAGATCAATATTTTATTGTTGGAAAACATCAGCGATGCCGCCGCGGCACAATTTACATCAGCTGGTTATACCAATGTAAAAAGGTTATCGGGAGCGCTGAGCGAAGAAGATCTGATTCGTGAGGTAAAAGACGTGCATCTGCTGGGCATCCGCTCAAAGACGCAGGTGACACGCAAGGTACTGGAGGCAGCTCATAAACTGCAGGGCATCGGTTGTTTTTGTATAGGTACCAACCAGGTAGACCTGAAAAGTGCCCGTGAGTTTGGGGTAGCCGTTTTCAATGCACCTTATTCCAATACCCGTTCTGTGGCTGAGCTTGTAATTGGTCTGTCCATTATGCTCATCCGCCGTATTCCGGACAAAAATGCCGCTGCGCATGAAGGTACCTGGATGAAAGAAGCCAAAGGCAGCTTCGAACTGAGAGGTAAAAGCCTGGGTATAGTAGGTTATGGTAATATCGGTAGCCAGGTGAGCGTACTCGCTGAGGCAATGGGTATGAACGTACTTTACTATGATGTGGAAACCAAACTACCATTGGGTAATGCGGTACAGATCCGCTCCCTGGATGAGCTGTTTGCGCAGTCAGATATAATCTCCCTGCATGTACCGTCTACCAAGACGACCAATAATATGATCACGGCCGAGGTGCTTAGCCATGCAAAACCGGGAGCTATCTTCATCAACTATGCACGTGGTGAAGTGGTAGACCTGGAAGCACTGAGAGATGCCCTGCTGGAAAAACGCCTGAGTGGTGCTGCCATCGACGTATTCCCGGTAGAACCTGAAAAGAACGGTGCTGCATTTTCTACACCGCTGCAGAAACTGAGCAATGTGATCCTCACGCCTCACATCGGTGGTAGCACTGAAGAAGCGCAGCACAATATTGGTCTGGATGTGAGCAGTAAAATGCTGAATTACCTCGAGAAAGGTGCGAGCTTCGGTTCTCATACTATTCCGGCGATGAGCGTTCCGGAAGTAGATCATACACATCGTATTTTGCATATTCACCAGAATGTTCCGGGGGTGTTATCTGAAATCAATACTGTGCTTTCTCAGAATAAGATTAATATCCTGGGGCAGTATTTGAAAACGAATGATACGGTTGGTTACGTTGTATTGGATGTGGATAGTGGGTTATCCAAAGAAGCGTTTGTATTGCTGCGTGATGTGAAGAATACAATTAAGGCCAGATTGCTTTATTAA
- a CDS encoding serine hydrolase domain-containing protein encodes MKAAFIALTISGFTLYAVTACQSNAAYNKDRKSRTKDTTQIEITDEARAAVLNSPRTKVQQQELETFYNTNLLRSGFNGSMIVAKKGVIIFEKYHGLENFRTKNSLIGESSSFQMASVSKTFTGMATLYLAEQQKLSLEDTLQKFFPGFPYKGITVRMLLSHRSGLPNYLYFCDSIWPDKKRFMTNDDVIRLMEQHKPKIQHLPDTHFQYCNTNFMLLASIIEKVTGQKYADFLQKTFFDPLGMNNTFVYDPATPVRAHQTISHKYNGQAEPDTNFDGVVGDKGIYSTAQDMLKWDQGLYNGKLFTPEWLKIAYTPYSHEKPGVRNYGLGWRLMVYPDSSEIVYHNGWWHGNNTVFYRIVKDTSTIIILGNKYNRNIYHAVKPVAAILGAGDGETEGEE; translated from the coding sequence ATGAAAGCAGCTTTTATTGCACTAACTATCTCCGGGTTTACGTTATACGCTGTTACCGCTTGTCAAAGCAATGCGGCGTATAATAAGGATAGAAAATCGAGAACAAAGGATACTACGCAGATTGAGATCACTGATGAGGCGAGAGCAGCTGTACTCAATTCCCCCCGCACCAAGGTGCAACAACAGGAATTGGAAACTTTTTACAATACTAATTTATTGCGCTCCGGCTTCAATGGATCTATGATTGTAGCCAAGAAAGGGGTGATTATCTTCGAGAAATATCATGGCCTGGAGAACTTTAGAACGAAAAACTCCCTCATCGGGGAGAGTTCTTCGTTCCAGATGGCCTCTGTGTCCAAGACATTTACCGGGATGGCTACGTTATACCTGGCAGAACAGCAGAAGCTGAGCCTGGAAGATACCCTCCAGAAGTTCTTCCCCGGTTTTCCATATAAGGGAATTACTGTCCGTATGTTATTGTCCCACAGGAGCGGGTTACCAAATTACCTGTATTTCTGTGACAGCATCTGGCCGGATAAGAAGCGGTTTATGACCAATGACGATGTGATCCGCCTGATGGAACAACATAAACCAAAGATTCAGCACCTCCCTGATACGCATTTCCAATATTGTAATACCAATTTTATGCTCCTGGCATCCATCATTGAAAAGGTAACCGGGCAGAAATATGCGGATTTCTTACAAAAGACCTTCTTTGACCCACTGGGCATGAATAATACGTTTGTATATGATCCGGCTACCCCTGTAAGGGCACACCAGACCATCAGTCATAAATACAATGGGCAGGCAGAACCCGATACCAATTTTGATGGTGTGGTAGGTGATAAAGGGATATATAGCACCGCCCAGGATATGCTGAAATGGGATCAGGGGTTATATAACGGCAAGCTGTTTACGCCGGAATGGTTGAAAATCGCATATACTCCTTATAGCCATGAGAAACCGGGTGTACGGAATTATGGATTGGGATGGAGATTGATGGTGTACCCCGATAGTTCTGAAATTGTATATCACAATGGCTGGTGGCACGGGAATAATACGGTGTTTTACAGGATTGTGAAAGATACGTCTACGATTATTATATTAGGGAATAAGTATAATAGGAATATATACCATGCTGTGAAACCAGTAGCTGCGATTTTAGGAGCAGGTGATGGTGAGACGGAAGGTGAAGAATAG
- a CDS encoding cation diffusion facilitator family transporter has translation MQRKELRVILISLIVSFILTGTKFLAWFLTHSVAILSDALESIINVVAGAFACYSIYLTSKPKDENHPYGHGKVEFFSIGFEGAMIFIAGCLILFKAAQFFFIPSPLESIDKGLWIIGGTALGNLMLGAYLLREGKQLSSLTITGNGSHIMTDVYSSAGLVVALLIIHFTGWVWIDPLASALMGSLILRQGYRLLRQSISGLMDETDMQMVDKVIRILEEHRRDKWIDIHNMRVQQYGNNYHIDCHLTLPYYLLLNDSHEELKAIENLVNNAFTSGEVEFFIHTDPCIGSCCHYCHMAKCAVRQHEFTGTIPWTRENVLPNRKHGEE, from the coding sequence TTGCAGAGAAAAGAATTACGTGTCATATTGATCTCCCTGATCGTAAGTTTTATACTTACTGGAACCAAGTTCCTTGCCTGGTTCCTTACGCACTCAGTAGCGATATTGTCAGACGCCCTCGAATCCATTATCAATGTGGTAGCCGGCGCCTTTGCCTGTTACAGTATTTACCTGACCAGCAAGCCGAAAGATGAAAACCACCCCTACGGCCATGGTAAGGTGGAATTCTTCTCCATCGGGTTTGAAGGGGCCATGATTTTTATAGCGGGTTGTTTGATCCTCTTTAAAGCTGCTCAGTTTTTCTTTATTCCCAGTCCGCTGGAAAGTATAGACAAGGGTCTCTGGATCATTGGGGGTACGGCTTTGGGGAATCTTATGTTAGGCGCTTATTTGTTACGCGAAGGGAAGCAGCTGTCGTCTCTCACCATTACCGGTAATGGGTCTCATATCATGACGGATGTGTATAGCAGTGCCGGACTGGTCGTTGCGTTATTGATCATTCACTTTACGGGATGGGTCTGGATAGATCCGCTGGCGTCTGCATTGATGGGGTCTCTTATTTTGCGCCAGGGCTACCGGTTGCTGCGTCAATCCATTTCCGGTCTGATGGATGAAACGGATATGCAGATGGTGGATAAGGTGATCCGGATCTTAGAAGAGCACCGCAGAGACAAGTGGATTGATATACATAATATGCGGGTACAGCAGTATGGGAATAATTATCATATTGATTGCCATTTGACCCTACCGTATTATTTATTATTAAACGATTCGCACGAGGAATTGAAAGCGATAGAAAACCTGGTTAATAATGCATTTACATCAGGAGAAGTAGAGTTCTTTATACATACAGATCCCTGTATTGGCTCTTGTTGTCATTATTGCCATATGGCGAAATGCGCGGTGAGGCAGCATGAATTTACGGGTACAATACCATGGACGAGGGAAAATGTATTACCGAATAGAAAACACGGAGAAGAATAA
- a CDS encoding SusC/RagA family TonB-linked outer membrane protein, whose product MLNFNPKSAWLCLLLCSICMNPVHAFQQPADIVITGVVRLLDKNGVTAAAPGVSVIEQGTKNGTMTGPDGTYKLKVKTGATVVFSMVGYKSITRAAQSVINPTLEEDVSNLGEVVVTGYQTIDRKLFTGAATAVKASDVRRAGIADVSRMLEGQVAGVSIQNVSGTFGAAPKIRIRGATSITGDNKPLWVVDGVVLEDVINVSNEQLSTGNPSTLLGSSVAGLNSDDIESFQILKDAAATALYGARAMNGVIVITTKKGRVGKPVVSYTGNFSTYLKPTYDQFDIMNSANQMSVYTELERKGWLNHSDATRAENGGVYTKMYNLIDTYDATKGQFGLANTPEARKAFLQRYAGANTDWFNTLFKNSLMQEHSVSISSGTDRSQLYVSTSFLQDGGWTPADKLKRFTGNVRANYNFNDKVSFGFITQGVIRDQRVPGSLNRNSNPVSGQFDRDFDINPYSYALNTSRTLTAYDEQGHLEYFTRNFAPFNILNEMANNYIDVSQLDLKLQGEFSYKILPNLKYTFLGNIRYVKSSQEHKVKENSNMPMAYRAAGDATIRDRNRFLYKDPDNPDAEAIVVLPYGGIYSTDDDYLVSYYYRNTLEWSKTWNNTHTLNLLGSQELRYANRQNKQFDGYGYQFDKGGVPYIDPNIIKQNVENNFNYYSMTMNYDRYLAYLANAAYSYKGKYNFNGSVRYDGSNLLGESRTARWLPTWNVSGSWNLDTEDFMQSLNNINRLTLRATYGLTGSMGNARNSSVVLQNRSTNRPYLSEVESVIYIQSLENSQLTWEKQYETNVGIDLGMFQDKLTLTLDGYLRQGFDLIGPIRTSGIGGEEIKIANYGDMHSKGVEATIAYKILDDREWGLRTQLTLGYNKGKITRLENNPIIWDLVVAEGGATQGHPVRGLYSIPFAGLNPKDGTPLFINENGETSNNVYLQSDKVQNLHYDGPVDPTLTGGWYNTLRYKNFSLSALVTYSTGNKIRLNPGFKQQYSDLDASSNDFINRWTLPGDEARTNVPSILDKYGESLLDGVYPYNNYNYSTIRVADGSFVRLKQVSLTYGFKPKGFNNLSVSLVANNLWLIYSDKRLNGQDPEFFNAGGVALPIPRQFTLSVKASL is encoded by the coding sequence ATGCTGAATTTCAACCCAAAGTCTGCATGGCTATGCCTGCTATTGTGCAGCATATGCATGAATCCTGTGCATGCATTTCAACAACCCGCTGATATAGTCATTACCGGTGTGGTCCGGCTACTCGACAAGAATGGAGTGACCGCCGCCGCCCCGGGCGTCAGTGTAATAGAGCAAGGCACAAAGAATGGTACCATGACCGGCCCTGATGGAACCTACAAACTAAAAGTAAAGACGGGGGCCACCGTCGTCTTTTCCATGGTCGGGTATAAATCGATCACCCGTGCTGCCCAATCGGTCATCAATCCAACACTGGAAGAAGACGTAAGTAACCTGGGCGAAGTAGTGGTCACCGGTTACCAGACCATTGACAGAAAACTCTTCACAGGTGCGGCCACTGCTGTGAAAGCATCGGACGTAAGGCGTGCCGGTATTGCGGATGTAAGCCGTATGCTGGAAGGCCAGGTGGCCGGTGTGAGTATCCAAAACGTATCTGGTACATTCGGTGCCGCACCCAAAATCCGCATTCGTGGTGCTACCAGTATCACTGGTGATAATAAACCCCTGTGGGTGGTGGATGGTGTAGTGCTGGAAGATGTGATCAATGTAAGCAACGAACAACTCTCCACCGGGAACCCCTCTACCCTACTCGGCTCTTCTGTGGCGGGTTTGAACTCGGACGATATTGAGAGTTTCCAGATATTAAAAGACGCTGCCGCCACCGCACTCTATGGAGCCAGAGCGATGAATGGCGTAATCGTGATCACGACCAAGAAAGGCCGTGTAGGCAAGCCGGTAGTCTCCTACACAGGTAACTTCTCTACTTATCTGAAACCTACCTATGATCAGTTTGACATCATGAATTCTGCTAACCAGATGTCCGTATATACAGAACTGGAACGCAAAGGTTGGCTGAACCACTCTGATGCCACCCGCGCGGAAAATGGCGGTGTATATACCAAAATGTACAACCTGATCGATACCTACGATGCAACAAAAGGACAGTTTGGGCTGGCAAATACTCCAGAAGCCCGCAAGGCATTTCTACAAAGATATGCCGGTGCCAATACGGACTGGTTCAATACACTATTTAAGAATTCATTGATGCAGGAACATTCCGTGAGCATCTCTTCCGGTACGGACCGGTCACAGCTCTATGTATCTACAAGTTTCCTGCAGGATGGTGGCTGGACCCCGGCTGATAAACTAAAACGCTTCACGGGAAATGTAAGAGCGAATTACAACTTCAATGACAAGGTCTCCTTCGGATTTATAACCCAGGGCGTAATTCGTGATCAACGGGTACCCGGTAGTCTGAACCGGAACAGTAACCCGGTAAGCGGGCAGTTTGACCGTGACTTCGACATCAACCCATACAGCTATGCGCTGAATACCAGTCGTACACTCACAGCGTACGATGAACAGGGGCACCTGGAATACTTTACCCGCAACTTCGCTCCTTTCAATATCCTCAACGAAATGGCAAACAATTACATTGATGTGAGCCAGCTGGATTTGAAATTACAGGGCGAGTTTTCTTATAAGATCCTGCCTAATCTGAAATACACTTTTCTTGGTAACATTCGCTATGTAAAAAGTAGCCAGGAACATAAGGTAAAAGAGAACTCCAATATGCCAATGGCGTACAGAGCTGCAGGCGATGCGACTATCAGGGATAGAAACAGATTCCTTTACAAAGATCCCGATAACCCCGATGCTGAAGCCATCGTCGTTTTACCCTATGGCGGTATCTATTCCACTGATGATGATTACCTCGTAAGTTATTATTATAGGAATACATTAGAATGGAGTAAAACCTGGAACAATACACATACCCTGAATCTGCTAGGCTCACAGGAGTTGCGCTATGCCAACAGACAGAACAAACAATTCGATGGATATGGTTACCAGTTTGACAAAGGCGGTGTGCCTTATATAGATCCCAACATTATCAAGCAGAATGTTGAGAATAATTTCAATTACTACAGCATGACGATGAACTACGATCGTTATTTAGCTTATCTCGCAAATGCTGCTTATTCTTACAAGGGTAAATATAATTTCAATGGAAGTGTACGCTATGATGGCTCAAATCTGCTAGGTGAATCCAGAACCGCAAGATGGCTGCCTACATGGAATGTGAGCGGATCATGGAACCTCGACACAGAAGATTTCATGCAATCACTGAATAATATAAACAGACTCACCCTGAGAGCCACTTATGGTCTGACCGGAAGTATGGGAAATGCAAGAAACTCAAGTGTCGTATTGCAAAACAGAAGTACGAACAGACCTTATCTATCTGAAGTAGAATCAGTCATTTATATACAAAGTTTAGAGAACTCCCAACTCACCTGGGAAAAGCAATATGAGACAAATGTGGGCATTGACCTGGGCATGTTTCAGGATAAATTAACCCTGACACTGGATGGATATTTAAGACAAGGATTTGATCTTATCGGCCCTATCCGTACCTCAGGTATTGGTGGCGAGGAAATCAAAATCGCGAACTATGGAGATATGCATTCCAAAGGAGTGGAAGCAACCATCGCTTATAAGATCCTTGATGACAGAGAATGGGGATTACGCACACAACTCACCCTTGGCTATAACAAAGGAAAGATCACCCGGTTGGAAAATAACCCGATCATCTGGGACCTGGTCGTAGCTGAAGGCGGCGCCACACAAGGTCACCCTGTAAGGGGACTGTATTCCATTCCATTTGCAGGGCTGAACCCCAAAGACGGTACACCATTATTTATAAATGAAAATGGAGAGACCAGCAATAATGTATATCTACAAAGTGACAAGGTACAAAACCTCCATTATGACGGACCAGTAGATCCTACACTCACCGGTGGATGGTATAATACACTACGATATAAAAACTTCTCCCTCTCTGCATTGGTTACTTATAGTACGGGAAATAAGATCCGCCTGAACCCCGGCTTCAAACAACAGTACTCCGATCTCGATGCCAGCTCTAATGACTTCATCAACAGATGGACATTACCGGGTGATGAAGCACGTACCAATGTACCCAGTATACTCGATAAATATGGGGAATCTCTACTGGATGGCGTGTATCCTTATAATAATTACAACTACTCTACTATACGCGTAGCAGATGGTAGCTTTGTCCGTTTGAAGCAGGTATCCCTGACGTATGGTTTTAAACCAAAAGGATTCAACAACCTCTCTGTGAGCCTGGTAGCCAATAACCTCTGGCTCATATATTCTGACAAACGATTGAATGGACAGGACCCTGAATTCTTCAATGCAGGTGGTGTGGCATTGCCTATCCCTCGTCAGTTCACCCTTTCAGTAAAGGCCAGTCTGTAA
- a CDS encoding RagB/SusD family nutrient uptake outer membrane protein, whose product MKKHHILLFILLAGSGCKKYLEQAPDQRTQLNSMDKVAELLGTAYPQGDYATFTEAASDNAADKGTGGTVSLQINTNPYYFRDVIDKTEGSPTYYWNNCYKAIAACNQALQAIENADNPADYNAQKGEALVARAYAHFMLVTLFSKVYDAATAAQDPGIPYVTTPENVVIKQYERKTVAYVYEQIEKDLTTGLPLIKNTSYTIPKYHFTTSAANAFATRFYLFKKDYQKVLTYAANVFPGGNIKSNLRQWVTVYQNLTAAEALALYTNATEPANLLLVEAPSIWARNVAQYRYGLQTDLVYNLYRYPNVTGATWVQPLYYVGDNTDNWEILKFREHFVRSSANADIGVPYTIFPLFTAEEVLFNRAEANIYLGNYDAAKQDLNDYASMRIDGYNTSYRITNTKLTNFYGTTDVKTGLIYTLLDFKQAEFMQEGMRWFDILRYHIPVSHSGETLTGDDLRRLFQLPQEVKLSGIEQNPR is encoded by the coding sequence ATGAAAAAGCATCATATCTTATTATTCATATTACTGGCAGGCAGCGGGTGTAAGAAATACCTGGAGCAGGCACCAGATCAGCGTACACAATTGAACAGTATGGATAAAGTAGCTGAGCTGTTGGGTACGGCGTATCCGCAGGGAGACTATGCCACCTTTACAGAAGCCGCATCAGACAATGCAGCCGACAAAGGAACAGGTGGTACCGTATCGCTGCAGATCAATACCAACCCTTATTATTTCAGGGACGTCATTGATAAAACAGAGGGGTCTCCTACTTACTACTGGAACAATTGCTATAAAGCCATCGCGGCCTGTAACCAGGCATTACAGGCAATCGAAAATGCAGACAACCCGGCAGACTACAATGCACAAAAAGGCGAAGCACTGGTAGCTAGAGCGTATGCACATTTCATGCTCGTAACTCTCTTTTCCAAAGTATATGATGCTGCTACCGCAGCTCAGGACCCGGGCATTCCATATGTGACTACTCCTGAAAATGTAGTGATCAAACAATACGAGCGCAAGACAGTGGCTTATGTTTATGAGCAGATCGAAAAAGACCTGACTACCGGGTTACCGCTTATTAAAAATACCTCCTACACAATACCTAAGTATCACTTCACCACTTCGGCCGCCAATGCATTTGCGACACGCTTCTATTTATTCAAAAAGGATTATCAGAAAGTGCTCACCTATGCAGCGAATGTATTTCCCGGAGGCAATATCAAAAGTAACCTGCGCCAATGGGTAACGGTGTATCAAAACCTCACTGCTGCGGAAGCACTGGCTTTGTATACGAACGCTACCGAGCCTGCGAATCTGCTATTGGTAGAAGCTCCTTCTATATGGGCCCGCAATGTTGCGCAATACAGATACGGACTGCAAACGGATCTTGTATATAATTTATATCGGTATCCAAACGTGACCGGAGCTACCTGGGTACAACCACTCTACTATGTAGGCGATAATACTGACAACTGGGAGATCCTCAAGTTCAGAGAGCACTTTGTACGTTCCAGTGCCAACGCGGATATCGGGGTGCCTTATACCATCTTCCCACTCTTTACAGCAGAAGAAGTTTTATTCAACAGAGCAGAAGCGAACATCTATCTGGGTAATTACGATGCCGCCAAGCAGGACCTGAATGACTACGCCAGTATGCGTATCGATGGTTACAATACCAGTTACCGTATTACAAATACGAAGCTGACCAACTTTTATGGCACTACCGATGTAAAGACCGGCCTCATTTATACCCTGCTGGATTTTAAACAGGCAGAATTTATGCAGGAAGGCATGCGCTGGTTCGATATACTTCGGTATCACATTCCTGTATCCCATAGTGGTGAAACCCTGACTGGTGATGACCTCCGTAGATTGTTCCAGTTACCACAGGAAGTGAAGCTCTCCGGTATTGAACAAAATCCCCGTTAA
- a CDS encoding putative zinc-binding metallopeptidase, with the protein MKYLSILLIMLLVACSKKETLDTDLPGLGGETWEKGPLDYWLDSNFVNQYNIEVKYRFDRYELSLNKDLVPVTESQVEPVMTTIAKTWIAPYIGEAGDAFFKTYCQKQFVLVGSPQYNTNNTVTLGTAEGGRKVVLFALNDFSLDNKPGVREMLHTIHHEFAHILHQTIMYPVEFKTISTGYTGSWNDYTLDEALARGFVTQYARSAPDEDFVEMVSTMLVEGKSGFDAIVASAPDDGAAKLRQKEEIVVRYFKESWNIDFYSLQTRTQNAINNL; encoded by the coding sequence ATGAAATACTTATCAATATTGCTGATCATGCTGCTGGTAGCCTGTTCCAAAAAGGAAACCCTGGATACAGACCTGCCGGGACTCGGTGGAGAGACCTGGGAAAAAGGGCCACTGGATTACTGGCTGGATTCCAATTTTGTCAATCAGTATAATATAGAAGTGAAATACCGGTTTGACCGATATGAATTGTCGTTGAACAAGGACCTTGTACCAGTTACTGAATCGCAGGTTGAACCTGTGATGACAACCATTGCAAAAACATGGATCGCTCCTTACATCGGTGAAGCAGGTGATGCTTTCTTTAAAACATATTGTCAGAAACAGTTCGTTCTGGTAGGTAGCCCGCAATACAATACCAACAACACCGTAACACTGGGTACTGCAGAAGGGGGCCGTAAAGTCGTACTCTTTGCGTTGAATGATTTCAGCCTTGATAATAAACCAGGTGTACGGGAAATGTTGCACACCATCCACCACGAGTTTGCACACATCCTGCATCAGACGATCATGTACCCTGTAGAATTCAAAACCATTTCTACAGGATATACCGGCAGCTGGAATGATTATACATTGGACGAAGCGCTGGCAAGAGGTTTTGTGACCCAGTATGCGCGTAGTGCACCAGATGAAGACTTTGTTGAAATGGTATCGACAATGCTGGTAGAAGGCAAAAGTGGTTTTGATGCCATCGTAGCCAGTGCGCCTGATGACGGCGCCGCCAAATTACGCCAGAAGGAAGAGATCGTGGTACGGTACTTCAAGGAAAGCTGGAATATTGACTTCTACAGTCTGCAGACAAGAACCCAGAACGCTATCAATAATCTTTAA
- a CDS encoding DUF4302 domain-containing protein produces the protein MRTHILYILILACLLSCRKDQTTSIFGETPDQRLEKALADYKTRLTGAEYGWKTAVFPPAGGGYSFFFTFDTAGRVTMYGDVTEDAAATPENSTYRLKAMQRPSLLFDTYTYLHLLADPDPNVYGGVTGQGYSVDFEYSIDSVSADTIKLTGITYSTKMILIKATKAEHDAYTSGAFGNQLVDIENNVADFPWQYLQFTDGRKLQVSINTFTKNFTLIYLDDAGKVQLITTPFYYTTNGLYLQTPITYGSYTFNEVFWDPDNQVFYVKINGNRVDVQVADNSIIPMHQLIGVSFTSIVVPPQAIPGWSDDFTNMWKSIATSLKSGNYGLTLYYTYFTFDKDAGVLYLDVYVIQNNRLYLAEFPYTYTKTTTGVFDFTGQTYSGNAALIDTDMAPLLDHLENDHFTMDFYQGTLGQLKSVEDTGFYFTGYLE, from the coding sequence ATGCGTACACATATATTATATATACTGATACTGGCATGCCTCCTGAGCTGCCGAAAAGATCAAACGACCTCTATCTTTGGTGAAACGCCCGATCAGCGACTGGAAAAAGCGCTGGCAGATTATAAAACAAGATTAACAGGTGCTGAATATGGATGGAAGACAGCCGTGTTTCCACCAGCCGGCGGCGGGTATAGTTTCTTCTTTACTTTCGATACCGCAGGCAGGGTGACCATGTATGGCGACGTCACGGAAGATGCTGCAGCTACTCCCGAAAACAGTACCTACCGTTTAAAAGCCATGCAACGCCCCTCCCTATTATTTGATACCTACACTTACCTGCACCTGCTGGCAGACCCCGATCCAAATGTATATGGTGGCGTCACCGGTCAGGGATATTCTGTAGATTTTGAATATTCCATTGACAGTGTATCGGCTGATACAATCAAACTCACGGGGATCACTTATAGTACCAAAATGATTTTGATAAAGGCGACAAAGGCAGAACACGATGCATATACCTCCGGCGCTTTTGGTAACCAGTTAGTAGATATTGAGAATAACGTTGCTGATTTCCCCTGGCAATATTTACAATTTACAGATGGTCGAAAATTGCAGGTGAGCATAAATACATTTACGAAAAACTTTACTTTAATCTATCTCGATGATGCAGGAAAGGTACAGCTGATCACAACCCCATTTTACTATACAACCAATGGTTTGTATTTGCAAACACCAATTACATATGGCAGCTATACCTTTAATGAGGTATTCTGGGATCCTGATAATCAGGTATTTTATGTAAAAATAAATGGCAACCGGGTAGATGTGCAGGTGGCTGATAATTCTATTATACCCATGCATCAGTTGATCGGTGTAAGTTTCACTTCTATCGTAGTCCCGCCGCAGGCAATTCCCGGATGGTCAGATGATTTTACAAATATGTGGAAGTCTATCGCGACGTCATTGAAGAGTGGAAATTATGGGTTGACATTGTATTATACGTACTTCACTTTTGACAAAGATGCAGGCGTTTTATACCTGGATGTATATGTGATTCAGAATAACCGGCTGTACCTGGCTGAGTTCCCATATACTTATACCAAAACCACAACAGGGGTATTTGACTTTACAGGACAGACATATTCAGGCAATGCGGCATTGATAGATACAGATATGGCGCCATTACTTGATCACCTTGAAAACGATCATTTCACCATGGACTTTTATCAGGGAACGTTGGGACAGTTGAAAAGCGTAGAGGATACGGGATTCTATTTTACCGGATATCTGGAATAG